The Candidatus Dependentiae bacterium genome includes a window with the following:
- a CDS encoding arginine--tRNA ligase has product MNLLVHLEQAFHDFLIKTFGIDKNLIKDHTLSLNVDEQKQTFGDLSSNSAMILAKPLAMQPRIIAQQIQEKFTHPIVEKIEIAGPGFLNFFLTQDAFITLAETLYEQEDQFFKLEQSAPRHNFNIEFVSANPTGPLHLGHGRGGIIGDVLGNILRFLGHKVTKEFYINDAGNQIQKLGASFKARCLQALGKDAQLPEEGYQGEYLVELARTCVDKYGVSLLGEDDLFFAQYAKTALLEAIKKTLAQYGITFDVWFSEKTLHESGAIDKSLAKLAKNNATYEKDGALWFRSTEYGDDKDRVVRKTSGELTYAAADIAYLENKIERGADKLVIVLGQDHHSYKQRLAGILQALGYNKDVLDVILYQLVTLKEGGEALRMSKRAGRIVNLRDVIEAVGKDVARFFYLNRKADAHLDFDIELALKKTEENPVFYIQYAYVRTGSILEKSKHEEGLAETGVHDAKNLGKAEQLLIKKMVSLKTLLETISHTNQTHALTYYILELAQLFHSYYAKNRVIDADHIEQSRGRLLLIKLLRNTFNTSMKLIGISCPEKM; this is encoded by the coding sequence ATGAATCTGTTAGTCCATCTCGAGCAAGCATTTCACGATTTCTTAATTAAAACATTTGGTATCGATAAGAATTTAATTAAAGATCACACGCTTTCGCTTAATGTTGATGAACAAAAGCAAACGTTTGGTGATCTATCAAGCAATAGCGCAATGATCCTTGCAAAACCTCTTGCAATGCAGCCCCGAATTATTGCCCAACAAATTCAGGAAAAATTCACACACCCGATTGTTGAAAAAATAGAGATTGCTGGACCCGGATTCTTAAACTTTTTCCTGACTCAGGATGCGTTCATTACTCTTGCCGAAACACTCTATGAGCAAGAAGATCAATTTTTTAAGCTGGAGCAATCGGCACCCCGCCATAATTTTAATATCGAATTTGTAAGCGCAAACCCTACGGGGCCTCTCCATTTGGGACACGGCCGCGGCGGCATTATCGGCGACGTATTAGGAAACATTTTGCGTTTCCTGGGGCACAAAGTTACAAAAGAATTTTATATCAATGATGCTGGCAATCAGATTCAAAAACTCGGTGCCTCATTTAAAGCGCGTTGTTTGCAAGCACTGGGAAAAGATGCGCAATTGCCTGAAGAGGGCTACCAAGGTGAATATTTAGTTGAACTTGCGCGCACTTGTGTGGATAAATACGGCGTTTCCCTTCTTGGGGAAGATGATCTTTTTTTTGCGCAGTACGCAAAAACGGCGCTTTTAGAAGCAATTAAAAAGACGCTTGCGCAATACGGTATTACGTTTGATGTTTGGTTTTCAGAAAAAACGTTACATGAAAGCGGAGCGATCGATAAAAGCCTCGCAAAATTAGCCAAGAATAATGCGACGTACGAAAAAGATGGTGCGTTATGGTTCCGCTCAACTGAATATGGAGACGATAAAGATCGCGTTGTGCGTAAAACCTCTGGCGAATTAACTTATGCAGCGGCAGATATCGCCTACCTAGAAAACAAAATTGAACGCGGCGCCGACAAATTAGTAATAGTGCTGGGCCAAGATCATCATAGTTACAAGCAGCGCCTTGCGGGAATCTTACAAGCACTTGGCTATAATAAAGATGTGCTTGATGTGATTTTATATCAGCTGGTTACCCTTAAAGAAGGCGGCGAAGCGCTCAGAATGTCTAAACGAGCTGGCCGCATTGTGAATTTGCGCGATGTTATTGAAGCGGTAGGAAAAGATGTCGCCCGCTTTTTTTATTTGAATCGCAAAGCTGATGCGCATCTTGATTTTGATATTGAGCTTGCACTGAAAAAAACTGAAGAAAATCCGGTTTTCTATATTCAATATGCGTACGTTCGCACCGGTAGCATCCTGGAAAAAAGTAAACATGAAGAAGGATTGGCGGAAACTGGTGTTCACGATGCGAAAAACCTCGGCAAAGCTGAGCAGCTTTTGATAAAAAAAATGGTTTCGCTCAAAACATTGCTTGAAACGATCTCGCATACTAATCAAACCCACGCACTTACCTATTACATTCTTGAATTAGCACAACTTTTCCATAGCTATTACGCAAAAAACCGCGTGATTGATGCCGATCATATCGAACAAAGCCGCGGCAGGCTTTTACTTATCAAATTGTTAAGAAATACTTTTAACACCAGCATGAAGCTTATTGGTATTAGTTGCCCTGAAAAGATGTAG